Genomic DNA from Phyllopteryx taeniolatus isolate TA_2022b chromosome 10, UOR_Ptae_1.2, whole genome shotgun sequence:
ACTGTCACTCAAAACGaattaaaatgatttcaatttCGTATTTGGAGTGCAGACATTTTTACTTGCATGCATTACAGTACTGAAAACCACAATGGTGGGGTTTACTTAGGGATAACGTTTTAAAAACTTATTTCAAACTACAATacttgaataaatacaattcaaactaaaataaatagtaGTCCAAGTATATTATCATtgaatttacttttattttgaaaaacgcAGTCTTCTGATTTCTGGCATGCGCTAGGGACTTTTGCTGTGGATTCGTCACATATATTAAAGGGTAGATACTCCATGTTCctttgagctgcgtgcctacggcgacgctaagctagggagGTCAATGTGATCAGCGCATTCCGTGTGTGGTCGGCAAGATAGCCAAAAGAACAAGGATGCCGGTACATTGTCGTGCACACAACGCTGTACAATCACAATAAAGGAACTGGAAATTACATTTCAcaggtaatatttttttttttacctaaaatgttcTGTATTGATAACTTTCacgttgatttaaaaaaaaaagttaaaattggTTGAGAATTGAGCAAATTACGACTTGCTTTCAATGTCCATCCTTGCAGTGCTTTAGTCGGGAAGGTCGCCcccccaacatggctgccacgtaggctCGTCGGTTAGCCGGTTTGCTGCTGTGTGCTGGCGTATCTATTGTTCATGTCTCTGATTACAATGAATGACTTTCGGTGAGCAGTCCAGACAAAACAGAAGAGGACATCTGAAGCCAAGGTAAGGACAGCCACACTGAAAACGAAACTCAGAAGCAAAACGAAACTCAGAAGCAaagtgattttttgttttatgcggGAGATATTATGAGGCTTATTTGTGCAGTTGAGTTTAAACTAATAATGAAGGTTCGTGGTGTTCGGATGCCTGACGTAGAGAAGTCACAGTCTCCCAGTTTTGtcgttaataataataacaacaacaacaacaacaataatggttctgttcataaaaaaactattataaatGCCAGTGCACTGTCCAAATTGCAAAGTGTAATTTAAAacttatatataatataaatgagTCTTTTAAATAAATTCCGTTTGCATTCAAAGTTCGTAAGAAAAGTCACAAAATAATGATCATTTTTTAGGTGGAAGAGGAACTGTACTGTATGACACTACTGTATATAccctaaaatgttatttttatgattattactATCTCGCGTGTAGAGGAAGACTAAAGGATAAAACCtctaaaaatgtgtttcgctTTCTTGTAAACTGCTTGGCAAGCCTccacccaacacacacacttatgaCTGATGTTTGGTTAATCAGCTGTAGTGTATTGAGCTGTCCCAGAGCCTTACAGTCAGCATAGTTCACATACAGGTAAAATCTTTGCAGTGTGAACCCCCAAATGATTACATTTCTCTCTCGATTGTGTTTTCGTTTTGTAGTCTGTCACAATCTACAGAGAAATTCTGAGACATGGCATCAGCACAGGTATGAGCATCCTCTTTAGAAGTAgtgattttatattatttaatttgaaagcCATGCCAGAATGTTATTGTTTGCCCAGTTGCTGCTGTACTTTATGTCGAAACCCTCGTAAACCTGATGTAACTAACTTATAACTGTTTTCCTGCTTGTCCTCCTTCCCCTCAAGTGTGATAGGAAACCACAGCCTGGCGACTTGATAGAAATCTCCCGCGGCGCTTACGAGCATTGGGCCGTATACGTTGGCGATGGCTATGTTGTTCATTTGGCCCCATCATGTGAGTTGTGGTCCCACAAAAGGCTAATGCTAAACAAAAGCGCACCAAGCCCACACACATTGGAACATTACACTGTACAGTggactaaaaaaataacaataaaaaatacacacccctgttcaaatgccaggttgttGTGGTATAAAAATgggaccaagataaataatttcaaaactttttgcaTCATTAAAGTGACCAATGTACTCTATACCCTGTCCaactcttatttaaaaaaaaatctttttgggaAGTAAAAAGAAATAACATTGTTGCACTCAATACTACAGTGGATTCAAAATATGTGGTtgaacaagtgtgcacaccctcttacaactggggatgtggctgtgttcagaattaaccactcacattaaaactcatgttaaacGGGAGTCtgcacacaactgccaccatttagaGTACGTCTGATTAACCCTATACAAATAtaagctgttctagtaggcttctGCTAACCTTTTTTCCTTCATGGCAGAATTCAGAACAATTTAAACTTGATTAATCAGTTTTTATGAGATGTTTGGGCAATTGTTTGTCTAATGATAAAGCTGCTGATAATTTTACGATAACTATTATTGACttcctgccattggctggcaaccagttaagggtgtaccccgcctcctgcccgaagatagctgggataggctccagcactcccgcgaccctagtgaggagaagcggctcggaaaatggatggatggataatattgaCTTCATCCTGGAATTCTCttctatgaggaaaaaaaaaaggctaaaaatCTTATCAGTGATCGACCAGATTGTGTTCATCCTTAGAGTTTCCACTGTAATTCTGCCCAGACCACTGACAATTTGATGTGTTCAATTTAAAACCTGTTCTGCAAACAAAGGTCAGTTTCTCCCTGTGTGTCACCCTTTCTGCCATAGCGGAGGTCGCGGGTGCAGGCATCAACAGTATGATGTCCGTCCTGTTGGACAGCGCCATCGTGAGGAAGGAGGAGCTGTGGAAGGTAGTGGGTGACAACCCCTATACAATCAACAACTTACTGGACGACAAGTACCAGCCCCGCCCTGTCTTCTTGATTGTGAGGGACGCCCTCAAACTGGTGGACAAGGAGGTGTCATACTGCATTTTCAGTCGTAACTGCGAGCACTTTGCCACCCAGTTGCGTTACGGCAAGCCCGAGTCCCGACAGGTAGgtgaaaacatttacacaatGAGAAATGCATTATATTCTTTCTATTCTTCTGCGAAGTTACAGTGGTGTTGTGACTTAcgtgtttaattcattccgtgaccacgagCGTAGGTCAAATCAACTCTCCCCAGTAAATGAATAGAAATCCCATTGATCCAATTgcactttacaaaaaaagagtCATTAGGATAGTTCATGATCCCTGGGGACCTTGTTCATACAAATTCCCTTTTTAAAATCTGGTATTTTAAAATTCTGTGATCTAGTTAAATTTATGATCAGGAGGGAAATATACAATCTAAGGAAATATAATTTTAAGCAGTCCACCATCTAttcaagtttgaaaaatatgagGATCTCTAtttgggttcggggattgccgccatgacaggcacaaggaacatggtccactcggactcaagaTCCACCGCCTCCACCGAAACGTAGGCGAAGTTCTTtctgaggtgggagttgaagctccttctgactggggactctgccagacgttcccaacagaccttcacaatatgtttgggtctgccaggtcggaccggcatcttcccccccaccatcggagccaactcaccaccaggtggggaATCgattgacagctccgcccctctcttcagccGAGTGTTCAAGACACGCGACCGCAGGTCCGAcaacacgaccacaaagtcgatcatcgaactgcggcctagagTGTTCCCTTGCCAAGTGCACGCTGACACCCTTATGtatgaacatggtgttcgttatggacagtccaagacgagcacagaagtccaatagcagaacaccactcgggttctggttgttcctcccaatcacgtcaCTCCGGGTCTCACTGTCGTAgcccacgtgagcgttgaagtcccccagcagaacgaaggAGTCCTCAGTGGGACCGCTCTCCTGTACCCCCtacaaggactccaaaaagggtgggtactctgaactgctgtttggtgcataggcacaaacaacagtcaggacccgaagggggagggaggctacccccAACGTACAGGTACTGAGtcggggggggcaataagtatgcccacacctgctcagcccCTTTCACCGTGGGTatctccagagtggaaaacaGTCCAAACCCTCTCAAATGGACTGGTATCGAAGCTCAATCTGTGTGTggatctagtcggaacttctcaacctcacacaccagcgtgggctccttccctgccagattattattccacgtcccaagagccaatttctgtagccggggattggccttcggccaccacccagctcattACGCACTCGACCCCCTTGGCTCCTCCCACAGatggtgagctcatgggaaggaGGCCCCATGGGTCCCATGGGCACAGGCCAGACCtccaggcgctcaccttcgagccccacctccaggcccggctccagaggggggccctggtgacccgtGTGGGTGCAAGGGAAACTGAGGTCCACTTATGTTATTCATCATACGGCGTCATTtgtgccgtgctttgtctggcccTTCACCTATGATCTGTTTACCATGGGTCAGCCTACAAGGGGTGCAAAGCCACgtacaacttagctcctaggatcatcaAGATACACAaaaccctccaccacgataagataAAAGCTCAGGTTGAGGTGGATTGTTTCTGTTACTATTAATTCAGAAAAGTTGTGTGTCCTTAATAGATTTGAGTTTGAGCAGTAAAGGTTTCATATGCAGGTAATGGCATTCAagactgtttttttcctttggcgATCTGCTCTCCTATAGTCCCTTCtttgttttctaatattttcacTCATCCAAGGTGTTGTATTATTAACTGTGACAGATCTGGAAACAAGAGGAGCAGAACAGTCAAGGGCGGAAGTACATAAGTCGTTAAACCAATTAACAAAATCATTGATGCTTGTAAAATCTGGAGGGAGATTTATCGAATTGGAGCAGTAATTTCAAAACAGAGAAGCTGAATGTTTAGTAAAGAACATTACAATGAAGGGGAGGTTGAACTTGATAAGCTTGGCTTCCTTCAGTCCCTTATCAAACTTGGACTTTACCACAGTGTGCCATtttgttattatatatttttatataaatatctttcattcatcttccgttccgctttgtattatttatatagttTTTGAGACAAAAATCAATCAGTCAAAAAAACGAACTCACTAGATGGGtgtcagcacacaactgtcaccatttaaagtgccagCCTTCTGataaaccccaaataaagttcaaatgttctagtaagcttttcctgacatgttttTGCCATCTAGGAGAAACCTGGAGTTTTTTTGCCATCACGAACTATATTTGAAACAGTTCATAATTTCCTCTACCTTGACTAAGGCCTCAgccccagctgaagaaaaacagcacaatactgccACCACTATGCTTTACTGtagatattgtatttttttggtgatgagcagtgttgtgtttgcccGTAAtttaccttttggaattatggcctaAAATTATAGCCTCTTGGCAGCCACCTTGACCGAATTTCTTCgtgttttcatcaattttgaagGACCGTCCAGTTCTTGTGGTGATGTCACTATTTTCTCCACTGTCTTCACTATCTTTTatggtataatatatatatttaatgccttggaaattcttttatATCCTTCTCCTGGCTGATtcttttgaacaatgagatgcctctgatgctgtggaagctctccaCGGAGGTTGttatgctgtaggtgtgaccACAAATATATCAGAAAAAGCCTattagaacagctgaacttcatttggggtgcatcagaggcactttaaattatgacaggtgtgtgctgaatCCCTTTTAACATGAGTTCTCACAGGTGaaacacaaagccaaaaacaagtacaatctaatgtttaagcaatgaatctaaaaggcaacacctgagcaactagaaacacccatcactcacatgttccaatacttttgcccacttgaaaagtgggtgggttctaacaaaaggtgctctgtcctgatgtaaataccatcaaataaaagctggaatgcagaacttttgtctcatattaatgttttgatcttaaacccaaatgtcttcagtatacaacaaatacaaaggaattgaccttgccgttccaatacttttggaggggactgtatcaACACTCAGAAAGGCCGCCAACCTTTCTGGCACCAACCTCATCttatatggactgacacaaagtgggaagagtgtactgtgtgtggtctgatgagtccacatttcaaattgttttgggaaatgatTGATGTTGTGTCCcgtgggccaaagaggaaaaggaccatctggatttTTATtcgtgcaaagttcaaaagccagcatctgtgatagtatgggggTCTGTTAGTGCCCATGGAATGGGAAACcggcacatctgtgaaggcaccattaggCATGGCACCAGGCACCagggttttggagcaacacatgctgccatccaagcaacgtctttttcagggacgtccctgcttatttcagcaagacaatgccaatccACATGCTGCATGTTACAATAGTGTGGGTTCGTAGTAAAAAAGTGAGTACTCGCCTGGCCGACCAGCAGTCCATACCTGTATCCCATTGAAAAGGTGTGGAACGttatgaagagcaaaataggaaAATggaaaccccggactgttgagcaactgaagttgtacatcaagtaagaataggaaagaattccacctacaaagcttcaacaattagtgtccgcaGTTCTCAAGTTCTTattgtgttgttaaaaggaaagatgATCTCAGACCGTAGTAAACATGCCCGTCCCAGCTTTCTGGAATGTgttcatcaaattcaaaatgagtgaatatttcctaaaaactttttttcagtttgaatattaattatcttatctttgttgtgtattcaattccTTTTAGGTTGAAAAGtatatgcaaatcattgtattctatttttattcatgttttacacaacatccatAACTCATTGAAATAGGGTTTTTAGtttagtgtgtttttaaaaagagatACAAGTGTGATCCTTCTTTGCAGGTGCGTCAAGTGGGAGAAACCATTGTGGTTGGAACCGTGTTGACTGTGGGTGTTTTTGGTATCGCAGCTTTGGTAACAGCTCTGCTCGGAAGCAACAAGGACAAGCACAAACAGTAACACTAAACCGATATGACTACTGCTGGAATTCAGCGATTCAGCCGCAAAACTTCATACATATGTAAGCAGTCTCATAAAAAGGGAGTCACACTCACTAATGTTCAATGGGAAATATAAGCAcacttatttttacaatgtatCAGCTCACGAATAGCAGCATTTACACTATAATTAGGGCCGGAGCAGCAACTGCTGCGAGGTcctataatacagtataagtCTAGTATAATAATCGTAAGAAGTATTAATTTTCactgacggctgttgaattcaaatacccATGTTAAGATGTTGGCCTGGCacttaaaatgtgtcatttgtaaaatgacaaaattacaATAATGCTTTTGTATTCTAATGAATCCACAGTTTGACTAcaatttgtaacattttatcCATTTGTaagcacaaataaaaaataatttaggaACCTTAGAGGAtgactgtctttttttctttgtgtatgGATGGACTTTTACGTGTAtaaatttgtcaaaatgtattaaGTTTGCATGCATGACATATTTGAGTAAGAAACAATTAATATCAAGAatcatacattttgtatttagtaACAATTGTAATACCACTAATTGTGATTGTGTTTAGGCCTTAACCTCACAGCTCATGAAGCTTTTATATCAAATTTGCAAACTTGCCACATTATCATGCATTTTGTCTTGACAAGTACACTGAGGCATTCAAAGAGGCATTTATATGTTTATTTCAGAATAGCTCATATGCTACATGATTTGAATTCTTGTTTTTTAgaggctttatttttatttctgtctGCTAATGTGTCACAACTTCTCATGTCCAACATTTATGGTCCCAGCAGCAAAATCAGCCTGAAGCTAAATCCTCCagcagaaaaattatttttatatactttGCTGGGAACATGGAATGTGACAGTTTCATGTCATTCAAAACTGGGATGCGAGCCAACAGTCTTGTCCAGCAAAATAAATGAAGgcacacaaattaaaaagagaAAGACAGAGGTGAATCTCCAACACAGGACCATAGTGggcactgtaaaaaacaaaaacaaaaaaaacttgacagcaattaattcataaaaaaaaacatttctgtggaAATGAATTTACGGTGCATGGAAATACAAGATTACAGCTTTAAAAAGGAAGGGGGAAATGTCTGATTCTTGAATTTCTCCATCTCAACATTAAGCCTTCGTCAGAAATGTAGGAGGAACAAACATTTCTAGCCTGtttgtgttgctgctgctgctcttccTGCTGCGTGCAAGAAATCTGTTTGACACACCTATAACTGGACAGGGTTGTACTTGTACTGTAACCTGTCAAATGACTTAAGTTCAAGTGTTCCTGTTCATAAAAgttgtatacatacacacatacatatatacatatatacatgcacacaaacttacatatatacgtatatacatatacgtacacatatacacatacatatatatatatatatatacacatatacacatacatatatatatatatatatatatatatatatacacatacatatatatatatatatatacacatacatatatatatatatatacacatacatatatatatatatatatatatacatacatacatatatatatatatacatacatacatatatatatatatacatacatacatatatatatatatatacatatatatatatatatatatacatatatatatatatatacatacatacatatatatatacatacatacatatatatatatatacatatatatatatatatatacatacatatatatatatatacacatatatatatatatatacacatatatatatatatatatatatatatatatacacatatatatatatacacatatatatatatatatacacatatatatatatacacatatatatatatatatatacacatacatatatatatatatatatatacacatatatatatatatatatacacatacatatatatatatatatatatatacacatacatatatatatatatacacatacatatatatatatacacatatatacacatacatatatatatacacatatatacacatacatatatatatatatatatatacatacatatatatatatatacatacatatatatatatatacacatacatatatatatatacacatatatatatatatatatatatatatatatacacacatatatatatatatatatatatatatatacatacatatatatatatacacacacacatatatatatatatatatatatatatatatacacacacacatatatatatatatatacatatatatgtatatatacatatatatatatatatacacatatacatatatatatacatatatatacacatacatatatatacatatatatacacatacatatatatacatatatatacacatacatatatatacatatatatacacatatacatatatatatatatatatatatacacatatacatatatacatatatacacatatacacatatacatatatatatacacatatacacatatatatatatatatatatatatatacacatatacacatacatatatatatatatatatatacacatatacatatatatatacacatatacatatatatatatacacacatacatatatatatacacatacgtatatatatacacatacgtatacgtatagatatacatatgtatacacacatgtatacacgtatacatacatatgtacacacatgtatacacgtatacatacatatgtacacacatgtatacacgtatacatacatatgtacacacatgtatac
This window encodes:
- the LOC133485236 gene encoding phospholipase A and acyltransferase 3-like, with the protein product MASAQCDRKPQPGDLIEISRGAYEHWAVYVGDGYVVHLAPSSEVAGAGINSMMSVLLDSAIVRKEELWKVVGDNPYTINNLLDDKYQPRPVFLIVRDALKLVDKEVSYCIFSRNCEHFATQLRYGKPESRQVRQVGETIVVGTVLTVGVFGIAALVTALLGSNKDKHKQ